A single genomic interval of Suncus etruscus isolate mSunEtr1 chromosome 10, mSunEtr1.pri.cur, whole genome shotgun sequence harbors:
- the TERF1 gene encoding telomeric repeat-binding factor 1 yields MADGASSASSAASSPRGRADGEDALPLEEEAMAHKTGDVQEDQFSDLELQEGRVPVRSAEEEARAPSVVAEAEALAAGWMLDFFCLALCRAFRDGRLEDFHRTRDCAEAVIHGLSSLTASQLKTVYICQFLTRISAGKALDAQFDVDERITPLESALMIWSSIEKEHDKLHGEIENLIKVQAIAVCMEDGNFKEAEEVFERIFGDPNSFTPLKRKLLKIISQKETFHSIFQYFSYNHMMDKVKSYVDCVLSEKSSSFLMKAAMKVVESKKIQTTESPSESNGKDVQMDTEANLNTIQSVDGNHCIATESPEGTVHLLRSHKDLLVKLKHNNQQENFINKGTLPRERQIKQIRKTTETRKVVKKRKPEVTGQNRRKKQAWNWDEDYSLKCGVKMFGEGNWSKILSKYKFNNRTSVMLKDRWRTMKKLELIENEG; encoded by the exons ATGGCCGACGGCGCCTCTTCCGCTTCCTCGGCGGCTTCCAGCCCCAGGGGCCGTGCGGACGGAGAAGATGCGCTTCCCCTGGAGGAAGAAGCGATGGCGCACAAGACCGGAGACGTCCAGGAGGATCAGTTCAGCGACCTGGAATTGCAGGAGGGCCGGGTTCCCGTGAGGAGTGCCGAGGAGGAAGCCCGGGCCCCGTCGGTGGTGGCCGAGGCGGAGGCGCTGGCGGCCGGCTGGATGCTCGACTTCTTCTGCCTCGCCCTTTGCCGCGCTTTCCGCGACGGCCGCCTGGAGGATTTCCATCGCACCCGGGACTGCGCTGAGG CTGTTATTCATGGACTCTCCAGTCTAACAGCTTCTCAACTGAAAACTGTATACATATGTCAGTTTTTGACTAGAATTTCTGCAGGAAAAGCCCTTg ATGCACAGTTTGACGTTGATGAGCGAATCACACCCTTGGAATCAGCCCTGATGATTTGGTCTTCAATTGAAAAGGAACATGACAAACTCCATGGCGAAATTGAGAATTTAATTAAAGTCCAG GCTATAGCTGTTTGCATGGAAGATGGCAATTTTAAAGAAGCAGAAGAAGTCTTTGAAAGAATATTTGGTGACCCAAATTCGTTCACG cctTTAAAAAGGAAGTTGCTTAAGATAATTTCTCAGAAAGAAACCTTCCATTCCATTTTTCAATACTTTAGCTACAACCACATGATGGATAAAGTTAAGAGCTATGTGGATTGTGTACTAAGTGAAAAATCATCATCTTTTCTAATGAAG GCAGCAATGAAAGTAGtggaaagtaaaaaaatacaaacaacagaATCTCCCAGTGAATCTAATGGGAAGGATGTTCAAATGGACACTGAAGCTAATTTGAATACAATACAAAG cgTTGATGGCAACCACTGTATAGCAACTGAATCCCCCGAGGGTACGGTACACTTATTAAG GTCTCACAAGGATCTCTTAGTTAAGTTGAAACATAATAACcaacaagaaaattttattaacaagGGAACTCTTCCAA gagaaagacaaataaaacaaatcagaaaaaccACTGAAACAAGAAAGGTTGTTAAAAAGAGAAAGCCAGAAGTCACTGGGCAAAATCGGAGGAAAAAACag GCTTGGAATTGGGATGAAGACTACAGTCTGAAATGTGGTGTGAAGATGTTTGGAGAAGGAAATTGGTCTAAAATactgtcaaaatataaatttaacaacCGGACAAGTGTTATGTTAAAGGATCGATGGAGAACTATGAAGAAGCTAGAACTGATAGAAAATGAAGGCTGA